A part of Desertifilum tharense IPPAS B-1220 genomic DNA contains:
- the nuoB gene encoding NADH-quinone oxidoreductase subunit NuoB — MDTNPPSSNPAAREESIAFPSKRPEVTEQLSENIILTTVDDLYNWARLSSLWPLMYGTACCFIEFAALIGSRFDFDRFGLIPRASPRQADLIILAGTLNIKMSGPTMRLYEQMPEPKYVMAMGACMITGGMFSADSYTAVRGADKLLPIDVYIPGCPPRPETILDAIIKLRKKIANESLAERGITQQTHRYYTIPHKMKPSPRVHTGEYLRSPTRQKPPEAIASEYGLPLPELLKQQEPQNQGD; from the coding sequence ATGGATACTAATCCTCCCTCTTCTAACCCCGCTGCTCGCGAAGAATCTATTGCTTTTCCCTCAAAACGCCCTGAAGTTACCGAACAACTTTCAGAAAATATTATTCTCACCACTGTTGACGATCTCTACAATTGGGCGCGACTTTCCAGCTTATGGCCGCTAATGTATGGGACAGCCTGTTGTTTTATTGAATTTGCCGCTTTAATTGGTTCCCGTTTTGATTTCGACCGCTTTGGATTAATTCCTCGTGCAAGTCCTCGCCAAGCAGACCTGATTATTTTGGCAGGTACTCTCAACATTAAAATGTCGGGTCCCACGATGCGTTTATACGAACAGATGCCAGAACCTAAATATGTGATGGCAATGGGGGCTTGTATGATTACAGGGGGAATGTTTAGTGCCGACTCTTATACAGCAGTTCGAGGGGCAGATAAACTATTACCCATTGATGTTTACATTCCGGGTTGTCCTCCTCGTCCTGAAACAATCCTTGATGCGATTATTAAACTGCGGAAAAAAATTGCCAACGAATCCTTAGCTGAACGGGGAATTACCCAACAAACGCACCGCTATTACACGATTCCGCATAAGATGAAACCTAGCCCGCGAGTTCATACAGGCGAGTATTTGCGATCGCCAACGCGACAAAAACCCCCTGAAGCTATTGCTTCAGAATATGGACTGCCTTTACCCGAACTACTTAAACAGCAGGAACCCCAAAATCAGGGGGATTAA
- a CDS encoding SDR family oxidoreductase gives MNNLLPFLLGSIALLWIGQAIYRLWREWTYSLQGKTILLTGGSRGLGLVMARQLTQAGARLAICARDRDELLRATTELEQQGGEVLAIPCDLGDRLQVEQAIQQARDRFGKIDILINNAGAIQVGPIEEMNLEDYQEAMNIHFWAPLYTTLAVLPEMRQRQAGRIVNISSIGGKVSVPHLSPYCASKFALTGLSEGMRAELAKDGVKVTTVCPGLLRTGSQHNALFKGQHRQEYAWFSISDSLPFVSLSAERAARQIIAALRRGDAEIILSLPAQVATRFHGLFPGITANLLSWVNRLLPAPGGIGTNRALGKDSHSAWSPSWLTVLSDRAAQQNNQFAQEAEGDRAEMVAPKSQ, from the coding sequence ATGAATAATTTACTCCCCTTTCTCTTAGGCAGCATCGCGCTCCTGTGGATTGGACAAGCCATCTATCGCTTATGGCGAGAATGGACGTACAGCCTTCAGGGTAAAACCATTCTGCTGACAGGAGGTTCGCGGGGTCTTGGGTTGGTGATGGCCCGCCAACTGACGCAAGCCGGAGCGCGTTTAGCCATTTGCGCCCGCGATCGCGACGAACTCTTGCGAGCCACAACCGAACTCGAACAACAGGGGGGTGAAGTGCTAGCCATCCCTTGCGATCTAGGCGATCGCCTTCAAGTCGAACAGGCGATCCAGCAAGCGCGCGATCGCTTTGGGAAAATCGACATCCTCATTAATAATGCTGGAGCAATTCAAGTCGGGCCAATTGAAGAGATGAACCTCGAAGACTATCAAGAGGCGATGAATATACATTTCTGGGCCCCGCTCTACACAACCCTAGCCGTTTTGCCAGAAATGCGTCAGCGCCAAGCCGGTCGGATCGTGAATATCTCTTCCATTGGCGGTAAGGTTAGCGTCCCCCATCTGTCACCCTACTGCGCCAGCAAGTTTGCTTTAACGGGTTTATCGGAAGGAATGCGAGCAGAATTAGCCAAGGATGGGGTGAAAGTAACAACCGTCTGTCCGGGTTTGCTCCGCACAGGCAGTCAACATAATGCTCTATTCAAAGGTCAGCATCGCCAGGAGTACGCCTGGTTTAGCATTAGCGACTCGTTACCGTTTGTCTCCCTCAGCGCAGAACGAGCCGCCCGCCAAATTATTGCAGCGTTGAGACGAGGCGATGCAGAAATTATTCTGTCGCTTCCCGCCCAAGTTGCGACGAGGTTTCACGGTCTTTTCCCTGGGATTACAGCTAACCTGTTAAGTTGGGTTAATCGCTTGTTACCAGCGCCTGGGGGAATTGGCACGAACCGGGCTTTGGGTAAAGATAGCCATTCGGCTTGGTCGCCCTCTTGGTTAACTGTTTTGAGCGATCGCGCTGCCCAACAGAACAATCAATTTGCTCAGGAAGCTGAAGGCGATCGCGCTGAAATGGTCGCGCCCAAATCTCAATGA
- a CDS encoding DnaJ domain-containing protein, with product MSHPWQFVKTIPGHSEPINAISVSPDGRTLATASKDRTIGLWNLQTHQLSYTLCGHAQAVYAVAFSPDYPLLASADLGGKVASWNLKNHKIYRTFFYLDRPFSHSSYVFSLAFSPDRKTLMSASADRKIRLWNLLTGQAIHTLNGHGSAVMALGVSPNGETLVSGSSDNTLRLWSLQSYQTYKILAGHQGWVLSVAISPNGKLIISGSADQTVKIWQLSTGKLLGTLKGHSAGVFSVALSPDGNFLASASRNEVFLWDLRRGSQLEKTELEGRYPVTFSGDGKQLICGGQVAGSIQIFSAGVQEPLVAINRTVTIQWWNVLDVAPTASRQDVKAAYRRLAKQYHPDFNNSEQAKAKMQEINQAYQAFQKLSLKKL from the coding sequence ATGAGTCATCCTTGGCAATTTGTCAAGACAATACCAGGTCATTCAGAGCCAATTAATGCAATTTCTGTCAGTCCCGATGGTCGGACGCTAGCCACAGCAAGTAAAGATCGAACCATTGGCTTGTGGAATTTACAAACCCATCAATTAAGCTATACCCTATGCGGTCATGCTCAAGCCGTTTATGCCGTTGCTTTTAGTCCCGACTATCCTTTACTGGCGAGTGCAGATTTAGGCGGGAAGGTCGCGAGTTGGAATCTCAAGAATCATAAAATTTATCGAACTTTTTTCTATCTCGATCGACCGTTTAGTCATTCAAGTTATGTTTTTTCCCTAGCCTTTAGTCCCGATCGCAAAACCTTAATGAGTGCTAGTGCCGATCGCAAGATTCGCCTATGGAATCTGCTAACAGGTCAGGCGATTCACACCTTAAATGGACATGGTTCAGCCGTGATGGCGCTTGGGGTTTCCCCCAATGGCGAAACGTTAGTCAGCGGGAGTTCGGACAATACCCTGCGCCTTTGGAGCTTGCAAAGCTATCAAACGTATAAGATTTTAGCAGGACATCAAGGTTGGGTTCTATCTGTAGCAATTAGCCCTAATGGTAAGTTGATTATTAGCGGCAGTGCCGACCAAACGGTGAAGATTTGGCAACTCTCAACTGGAAAATTATTAGGAACTTTGAAAGGTCACTCGGCGGGTGTTTTTTCAGTAGCTTTAAGTCCGGATGGCAATTTTCTGGCAAGTGCGAGTCGAAATGAGGTTTTTCTGTGGGATTTACGTCGGGGAAGTCAGCTAGAAAAAACGGAACTTGAGGGTCGCTATCCTGTAACCTTTAGTGGGGATGGCAAGCAGTTAATTTGTGGGGGTCAAGTTGCCGGATCGATTCAAATTTTCAGTGCTGGCGTACAAGAACCCTTAGTGGCTATAAATCGAACTGTGACAATTCAATGGTGGAATGTTTTAGACGTAGCGCCAACTGCTTCGCGACAGGACGTTAAGGCCGCTTATCGCCGTTTAGCAAAACAATATCATCCTGATTTTAATAATTCTGAACAAGCGAAGGCTAAAATGCAGGAAATTAACCAAGCGTATCAAGCCTTTCAAAAGTTATCGCTTAAAAAATTGTAA
- the cobS gene encoding adenosylcobinamide-GDP ribazoletransferase, whose protein sequence is MSNPLSPFWAAIAFYTCLPVPHSEKLEFGGVARWVTAIGFLVGGLLGLLDMSLTLLGIPVLTRSVVVVVSWVGLTGGFHLDGAMDAADGLATTNPQRRLEVMADSVTGAFGAIAAVAILLLKVAALTDISEHRGWAIAAAAAWGRWGQMLAILRYPYLKPTGKGAFHQEAIQSVWHLVPSLVLLLGFSTIVFWISPQQWPLGVAMALGGSAIAYLTGAWFNTQLGGHTGDTYGAVVEWTEALLLVFLTIF, encoded by the coding sequence ATGTCTAACCCCCTATCCCCCTTTTGGGCTGCAATAGCTTTTTATACCTGCTTGCCAGTCCCTCACTCCGAAAAACTGGAGTTTGGAGGCGTTGCCCGTTGGGTGACAGCGATCGGCTTTTTGGTCGGAGGACTGCTGGGATTGCTGGATATGAGTTTGACCCTTCTGGGTATCCCCGTATTAACTCGGAGTGTTGTCGTCGTTGTCAGTTGGGTCGGCTTAACTGGGGGATTTCACTTAGATGGCGCAATGGATGCGGCAGATGGGTTAGCAACTACGAATCCTCAGCGGCGGTTAGAGGTAATGGCAGACAGCGTAACGGGGGCATTTGGTGCGATCGCGGCTGTTGCTATCTTACTCTTGAAAGTGGCGGCATTAACAGATATTAGCGAGCATCGGGGATGGGCGATCGCAGCGGCGGCGGCGTGGGGTCGCTGGGGGCAAATGCTAGCGATTCTGCGCTACCCCTACCTTAAACCTACGGGTAAAGGTGCGTTTCATCAAGAAGCCATTCAGTCAGTTTGGCATCTCGTCCCCAGTCTAGTCTTGCTGTTAGGCTTCAGTACGATTGTATTCTGGATTTCGCCGCAGCAGTGGCCTCTAGGGGTGGCAATGGCGCTGGGTGGAAGTGCGATCGCCTATTTAACAGGCGCGTGGTTTAACACCCAACTCGGCGGCCATACAGGCGATACCTATGGGGCCGTGGTTGAATGGACAGAAGCGTTACTTTTGGTCTTTCTTACAATTTTTTAA
- a CDS encoding CAAD domain-containing protein produces the protein MTNADLNKTEVADVEATATTQAEVADSSPAPIAKLPPAGQSSASQSAELWRQYWDLFILYLSKLPDYLGEFFGAYQRPLTIVALILSAGITVYVTGAVVDAINDIPLLAPFFELVGIGYSAWFVYRYLRLASTRQELANKIQGLKDDVVG, from the coding sequence ATGACTAACGCCGATCTGAACAAAACAGAAGTTGCTGACGTAGAAGCAACCGCAACAACTCAAGCAGAAGTTGCAGACTCTTCCCCAGCCCCCATTGCTAAACTACCACCGGCTGGACAATCAAGCGCCAGCCAGTCCGCAGAATTGTGGCGACAATATTGGGATTTGTTTATCCTCTATTTATCGAAACTCCCCGACTACCTAGGCGAGTTCTTCGGTGCGTATCAGCGTCCCCTGACGATTGTGGCATTAATCCTATCAGCCGGGATTACCGTGTATGTCACAGGGGCCGTTGTCGATGCAATTAATGATATTCCTTTACTGGCTCCGTTCTTTGAGCTAGTGGGAATTGGTTACTCGGCTTGGTTTGTTTACCGCTACCTGCGCCTTGCTTCCACCCGCCAAGAGTTAGCCAACAAAATTCAAGGTCTTAAAGACGACGTGGTTGGCTAA
- a CDS encoding PAS domain S-box protein translates to MKKNGFSSQLTALNGRLTELFNKATTLPSIPSYLASDAFKELSFASEELQVAYEQILHQNSELERVYDELRSANQRYRAIFELMPEAYLITSASGKIEEANSAAAQLLNIQQQFLPGKMLSLFIHPEDRSTFYLETSRIHRRSHKQEWQLRFRDRLGETHYTAVTVAPLSETLNEGDRLLWCVRNITEQKRAQMALTASLAEIQQERTPHVYDKGEIIPLNPQTLWLVCEGLVKLSTFCENNDEMLIGLVGASMPFGCHLTALNIYQATALSEVKLVSISMSELSAFPIFAQVILGQYNRRLQQTELLLANFGRRNVEERLWNLLCLLKEEIGEPVAEGTRLTVRLTHQDLANACSTSRVTVTRLLNKFRQDNRLICDRQHHLIVVNSQL, encoded by the coding sequence ATGAAAAAAAATGGATTTAGCTCCCAATTAACGGCATTGAACGGTCGCTTAACAGAACTATTCAATAAAGCCACTACCCTCCCTAGCATTCCCAGTTATTTAGCTTCAGACGCCTTTAAGGAATTAAGTTTTGCATCAGAAGAGTTACAGGTTGCCTACGAGCAAATTCTTCATCAAAACTCAGAGCTAGAGCGAGTTTACGATGAACTAAGATCTGCGAATCAACGGTATAGGGCAATTTTTGAACTGATGCCAGAGGCCTACTTGATTACCTCTGCAAGTGGAAAAATTGAAGAAGCCAATTCCGCAGCCGCTCAACTGCTTAACATCCAACAACAGTTTTTGCCTGGAAAGATGTTGAGTTTATTTATTCATCCGGAAGATCGCAGTACCTTTTACCTAGAAACATCCCGAATTCATCGGCGATCGCACAAACAAGAATGGCAACTGCGCTTCCGCGATCGCCTGGGGGAAACCCACTACACGGCGGTGACAGTGGCACCTTTGAGTGAAACCCTAAACGAGGGCGATCGCTTGTTATGGTGCGTGCGGAATATTACCGAACAAAAGCGGGCACAAATGGCATTAACCGCCAGTCTCGCTGAAATTCAACAAGAACGCACCCCCCATGTTTATGACAAGGGAGAAATCATTCCGCTTAATCCCCAAACCCTTTGGTTAGTATGCGAAGGGTTGGTAAAACTCAGTACCTTTTGCGAAAATAACGATGAGATGCTGATTGGCTTAGTCGGGGCTTCCATGCCATTTGGCTGTCACTTAACAGCCCTCAATATTTATCAAGCCACCGCCCTTTCAGAAGTCAAATTAGTCAGCATTTCCATGAGCGAATTATCAGCCTTTCCCATCTTCGCTCAAGTTATTCTGGGTCAATATAATCGTCGCCTCCAGCAAACCGAACTGCTCCTAGCTAACTTTGGGCGGCGCAACGTGGAAGAACGCCTCTGGAATTTGCTGTGCTTGCTCAAGGAAGAAATTGGCGAACCTGTCGCTGAAGGAACCCGTCTAACCGTTCGCCTAACGCACCAAGACTTAGCCAATGCTTGCAGTACCAGCCGCGTGACGGTGACTCGATTGTTGAATAAGTTCAGACAGGACAATCGGCTAATTTGCGATCGCCAACACCATCTAATCGTCGTTAACTCGCAATTGTAA
- a CDS encoding pentapeptide repeat-containing protein has protein sequence MDSQDIYQRYCAGDRDFRGWDLSGINLSKINLSQADLSQANLSKARLSGANLSQVNLTQANLKSADLCDADLRGADLTDADLKSAFLLRAKLTDSKLEGTNLKWASLMQVTPSNIDLSKAIIGGTIMPLGYSSGY, from the coding sequence ATGGACTCCCAAGATATCTATCAGCGGTATTGTGCAGGCGATCGCGATTTCAGAGGATGGGATTTGTCGGGCATAAATTTAAGTAAAATCAACTTATCTCAAGCCGATTTGTCTCAGGCAAATTTAAGCAAAGCTAGACTCAGTGGAGCCAACCTTAGTCAGGTTAATTTAACTCAGGCAAACCTCAAGAGTGCCGATCTTTGCGATGCCGATCTGAGGGGGGCCGATCTCACGGATGCCGATCTCAAATCTGCCTTTCTTTTACGAGCAAAATTGACGGATAGTAAGTTAGAGGGAACAAACTTAAAATGGGCTTCTTTAATGCAGGTTACTCCGAGTAATATTGACTTGAGTAAGGCAATTATTGGCGGAACGATTATGCCACTGGGATATTCATCGGGTTACTAA
- a CDS encoding mechanosensitive ion channel family protein, whose product MIDFVPDMWMIELAIWIVFFASIGVFSFVAGSIIPWMIRLLIDRFVSQQAGETYGEVIQLYQGLTRFVFATAIAEVLIFLFFKGLRNSWVEIILSLSLAISASWLASQIFRQVFDVYLIDVAFKSGRKVNSELLLVGKYVTNFSILLLAVIYFAQTHKINIFGLIASLGVGGLAVAFAAQKTIEQFIGGIVLFLDRPFVVDDYIGLPDGTFGRVESIGLRSTKIRTSGKGTLMIIPNNSLTQTHIENFTGAKKVMSIVYLNFHQTIVSNERALIRQIILESTSDIFGLDSRNTDVTFRELGGRTQAQITFFILGSGEVSMDLRRQLLDVASQNITFKLKEYQIAFDIEEPTIYVDAPITI is encoded by the coding sequence ATGATTGATTTTGTTCCAGATATGTGGATGATTGAACTGGCTATCTGGATTGTTTTCTTTGCCAGTATCGGTGTTTTTTCATTCGTTGCAGGAAGTATTATCCCCTGGATGATTCGCCTGCTGATCGACCGATTTGTCTCTCAACAAGCAGGTGAAACCTATGGGGAGGTTATTCAACTCTACCAGGGATTGACCCGATTTGTGTTTGCGACTGCGATCGCAGAGGTTCTAATTTTCCTGTTTTTTAAAGGTCTCCGCAATTCCTGGGTTGAAATTATCCTGAGTCTCAGTTTAGCGATTTCTGCGAGTTGGCTTGCTTCTCAAATTTTTCGCCAAGTTTTTGATGTCTATTTGATTGATGTCGCGTTTAAGAGTGGTAGAAAGGTTAACAGCGAACTGCTACTCGTCGGTAAGTATGTTACTAATTTCAGTATTCTATTACTTGCGGTTATTTATTTTGCCCAAACTCACAAAATTAATATTTTTGGCTTAATTGCTAGCTTAGGTGTTGGCGGCTTGGCTGTTGCTTTTGCGGCTCAAAAAACAATTGAACAATTTATTGGTGGAATTGTCCTATTTCTCGATCGCCCTTTTGTTGTTGATGATTATATTGGCTTGCCGGATGGTACATTTGGTAGAGTTGAATCGATTGGACTGCGTTCAACCAAAATTCGGACTTCTGGCAAAGGAACTTTAATGATTATTCCCAATAATTCTCTAACACAAACCCATATTGAGAATTTTACAGGGGCTAAGAAAGTTATGTCTATTGTTTATCTCAATTTCCATCAGACTATTGTTTCTAACGAACGAGCGCTAATTCGGCAAATTATCTTAGAAAGTACCAGCGATATTTTTGGTTTAGATTCCCGGAATACTGATGTCACGTTTCGGGAATTAGGCGGGCGCACTCAAGCTCAAATCACCTTTTTTATTTTAGGTTCTGGGGAGGTTTCTATGGACTTGCGCCGTCAGCTTCTCGATGTGGCTAGCCAAAACATCACATTCAAATTAAAAGAATATCAAATTGCTTTTGATATTGAAGAACCCACCATTTATGTAGATGCGCCGATTACAATTTAG
- a CDS encoding DUF2062 domain-containing protein, with product MSRLIETEKSAIVRTPKSRRHQRRRWERGWQGMRMANWRHLLRYGYLRLMTLEGTPEAIARGVSCGVFAGLFPLFGLQTLIGVALATLLRGNKIAAAAATWISNPLTYLPIYALNFQVGAWLLGTTDVSFTRDNLLAPQQLVQFGGEFLETLFLGCLVMGILCGTASYFLSLRLVRQFRQWQQSTTRRNHPSQARALKMRSPIKPNRTTPQ from the coding sequence ATGAGCCGATTAATCGAAACTGAAAAATCAGCCATTGTCAGAACTCCCAAATCCAGGAGACATCAACGGCGTCGGTGGGAACGAGGATGGCAGGGGATGAGAATGGCAAACTGGCGACATTTGCTGCGTTATGGATATTTGCGCTTAATGACCCTAGAGGGAACGCCAGAAGCGATCGCGCGGGGTGTAAGCTGTGGGGTATTCGCGGGGTTATTCCCCCTATTTGGCTTGCAAACCCTCATCGGTGTTGCTCTGGCAACGCTGCTGCGAGGCAATAAAATTGCGGCGGCGGCAGCTACTTGGATTAGCAACCCCTTGACATATTTGCCAATTTATGCACTAAACTTTCAGGTGGGAGCCTGGTTGCTAGGTACAACCGATGTATCTTTTACCCGCGACAATTTGTTGGCCCCTCAGCAGCTCGTTCAGTTCGGCGGCGAGTTTTTAGAGACATTATTTCTAGGTTGCTTGGTGATGGGAATCTTGTGCGGCACTGCTAGCTATTTTCTCAGCTTGCGGCTGGTTCGTCAGTTTCGCCAGTGGCAGCAAAGCACAACTCGTAGAAATCATCCCTCTCAGGCTCGCGCTCTCAAAATGCGATCGCCGATTAAACCGAATCGAACAACCCCTCAATAA
- a CDS encoding DnaJ domain-containing protein has protein sequence MQNPSIGAGWIGSGTVAGTVINIAYGNAGLAFSGTAIKMGMTPFAMAGGAIAAASYGIFEATLAGDPTALLAAGVGGLSGATLSIQLGGVGLAFQGTAVQLGILPITLGGSVVGLAVYGLLKLLDTGNGGEAPFQLFERMATQWHDQINQQTAYQEALLELDSEYAEWQWLQKFAELELQEEFAALQQEIHSWQESLQAQWRTTPSLPSPMTSQTSTTWQCLQTLKTHAAPLNSVSLSEDGQRLATGHQDGSVSLWNVATGTCTYSFYGHSQEVLAVAVSSQQGIVVSAGGNRENRYQINSWNLATQTLLKSFFYPETAESHASVIYALAITPDSKTLVSASADRTIRLWDLKSGRGLRTLQGHEDSVNAIAISPEGQFLVSGSADKTVKIWSLKNAQTLHTLREHSGWVTTVAVSPNGLWLASGSTDKSVNLWNLQTGELLRTFNHAHTILSVAFSPNSDLLASAGPKGKIQLWQVETGELLDTLEGFDPVAFFPEGLTLLSGGKGRNLKLWQPGFNPSKYRQRSPELHQWWEVLGVEQTATPDRVKQAYRHLARQYHPDLNSSTQAKLKMQAINQAYRQFRAKDC, from the coding sequence ATGCAAAATCCAAGTATCGGTGCAGGATGGATCGGCAGTGGTACGGTTGCGGGGACTGTAATTAATATTGCCTACGGGAATGCTGGGCTAGCCTTTAGCGGCACTGCAATTAAGATGGGGATGACTCCGTTTGCAATGGCAGGAGGTGCGATCGCTGCCGCATCCTATGGTATTTTTGAAGCCACCCTTGCCGGAGATCCAACCGCCCTCCTCGCTGCTGGAGTTGGGGGATTGAGTGGCGCAACCCTTTCGATTCAACTGGGTGGCGTGGGACTCGCATTTCAAGGAACAGCCGTTCAGTTAGGCATTCTTCCGATTACCCTAGGCGGAAGCGTTGTGGGATTAGCCGTTTATGGGCTTTTGAAACTGTTGGATACTGGAAATGGTGGCGAAGCGCCTTTTCAATTATTTGAACGGATGGCGACGCAGTGGCACGACCAAATCAACCAGCAAACCGCCTATCAGGAAGCCTTGCTAGAACTGGATAGTGAATATGCGGAATGGCAATGGTTACAAAAGTTTGCGGAGTTGGAACTTCAAGAAGAATTTGCCGCACTTCAACAAGAAATTCACTCCTGGCAGGAAAGTCTTCAGGCACAATGGAGAACCACCCCATCTCTACCGAGTCCGATGACTTCCCAAACTTCTACAACCTGGCAGTGCCTTCAAACGCTCAAAACCCATGCTGCCCCGCTGAATTCGGTTTCTCTGAGTGAAGACGGTCAACGATTAGCCACAGGTCATCAAGATGGTTCAGTCAGTTTGTGGAATGTAGCAACAGGCACTTGTACTTATTCGTTTTACGGTCATTCCCAGGAAGTCTTGGCGGTGGCGGTCAGTTCTCAACAAGGCATTGTCGTGAGTGCTGGTGGCAATCGGGAAAATCGCTATCAGATTAACAGTTGGAACTTGGCGACTCAGACGTTGCTCAAGAGTTTCTTTTATCCTGAAACTGCTGAAAGTCATGCTAGCGTTATCTATGCTCTGGCTATTACACCCGACAGCAAAACCTTAGTCAGCGCCAGTGCAGACCGGACTATTCGGTTATGGGATTTAAAGTCGGGAAGGGGGTTGCGAACCCTACAGGGTCATGAGGATAGCGTCAATGCGATCGCCATTAGTCCAGAAGGTCAATTCCTGGTCAGTGGTAGCGCCGACAAAACCGTTAAAATTTGGTCGTTAAAGAACGCTCAAACCCTACACACTCTCCGCGAGCATTCGGGGTGGGTGACAACGGTTGCAGTTAGTCCTAACGGGCTTTGGTTGGCTAGCGGCAGTACCGATAAAAGCGTTAACCTGTGGAATTTGCAAACCGGAGAATTACTCCGAACCTTCAACCATGCTCATACAATTCTTTCTGTGGCTTTTTCACCCAACAGCGACCTTTTAGCTAGCGCTGGGCCGAAGGGGAAAATTCAGCTTTGGCAAGTGGAAACTGGCGAATTATTAGATACCCTAGAAGGTTTCGATCCGGTAGCCTTTTTTCCTGAAGGTTTAACGCTCCTCAGTGGGGGCAAAGGCAGAAATTTAAAGCTTTGGCAACCGGGCTTTAACCCCTCAAAATACCGCCAGCGATCGCCAGAATTGCATCAATGGTGGGAGGTACTCGGCGTTGAACAAACTGCAACCCCCGATCGGGTGAAACAAGCCTATCGGCATCTGGCGCGACAGTATCATCCCGACTTGAATTCTTCCACCCAAGCCAAATTAAAAATGCAAGCAATTAATCAGGCTTATCGCCAATTTCGCGCCAAAGATTGTTGA
- a CDS encoding mechanosensitive ion channel family protein: MEWFELLNGWLVNAAINLHLIRIARFLFFVLISLILGRYTLTFIRAIINRLFPPQVVKVCEQLFQPLTQPIRITGTLVLISLSLTGLREYPSLYNFLRFFSDLAVTISVAWLASRILRQVLRFYGIELIGKLGREVDDLLLVVETIANVIIGAIAVLAFAQGRFDLIGLVASLGIGGIAVAFAAQKILEQLLSTIVLYLDPPFKPGDYIRLSTGQLGRVESIGIRATKIRTLAKSTLIIVPNSTLITMEIENVTSAKKVMVLLYLDFSKILEEREQALVQQAIKESTDALFGIDPGSTNIVLNESSQGSTTRARVTFFILGSNENSLQLRKRLLELANEKISKKLKEFGIEFIVQEPSIYVESPVTI; this comes from the coding sequence ATGGAGTGGTTTGAATTATTGAATGGGTGGTTAGTTAATGCGGCTATTAATCTTCATTTAATTCGCATTGCCCGATTTTTATTTTTTGTTCTCATCTCCCTGATTTTAGGTCGATATACCTTAACTTTTATTCGGGCTATTATTAATCGCCTATTCCCTCCTCAAGTTGTTAAAGTTTGCGAGCAACTGTTTCAACCGTTGACTCAACCTATCCGGATTACAGGTACGCTTGTTTTAATTTCGCTGTCTTTAACTGGGTTGAGAGAATATCCCAGTCTCTATAATTTTCTCCGCTTTTTTAGCGACTTGGCGGTTACAATTAGCGTGGCTTGGTTGGCTTCGCGAATTTTGCGGCAAGTTTTACGATTTTATGGTATTGAATTAATTGGTAAATTGGGGCGAGAAGTAGACGACCTCCTCTTGGTTGTGGAAACGATTGCTAATGTTATTATTGGTGCGATCGCAGTTTTGGCTTTTGCTCAAGGGCGCTTTGATTTAATTGGCTTGGTTGCTAGTTTAGGGATTGGGGGAATTGCGGTAGCTTTTGCCGCTCAAAAGATATTAGAACAACTTTTAAGTACCATTGTTTTATATCTCGATCCTCCTTTTAAGCCCGGAGATTATATCCGTCTTTCTACTGGACAATTAGGGCGAGTAGAGTCTATTGGCATTCGTGCTACTAAAATTCGGACGCTAGCAAAAAGCACCTTAATTATTGTCCCCAATTCTACTTTAATTACTATGGAAATTGAGAATGTCACCAGTGCTAAAAAGGTGATGGTTTTGCTGTATCTTGATTTTTCTAAGATTTTAGAAGAACGGGAGCAAGCCTTAGTTCAACAGGCGATTAAAGAAAGCACTGATGCTCTTTTTGGAATCGATCCCGGCAGTACCAATATTGTGTTAAATGAGAGTTCTCAGGGAAGTACGACTAGAGCTAGGGTGACATTTTTTATTCTCGGATCGAATGAAAATTCGCTACAACTCCGCAAGCGCTTGCTGGAACTTGCCAACGAAAAAATTTCTAAAAAATTAAAAGAGTTCGGCATTGAGTTTATTGTTCAAGAGCCTAGCATCTACGTTGAATCGCCGGTTACAATCTAA